In the genome of Bradyrhizobium sp. CB3481, the window TGCACGGGATGTCCAAAGAGACCATTATTGCCGCGCAAGCGGCCGGCAGTGCCTATGGCAATGCAATCGCGCCAGCCAACATCGTGCTCGGCACAAGCATCGCCGGCGTAAAGGGCCAGGAGGGTGCGGTTCTGCGCATCACCATGCCCTGGACGGTCCTCGTTGCCGTCCTGACGGGCGCGGCAACGATCGCACTGGTTGTTTGGGCGCGATAGCGGAGGGCGCCATGGACAAAAAGCTGAAGGCCGAGACTCTCGCGCTGGTGCTTCTGCTCGCCGCATTCCCGATCACGAGTTGGGGCACGGCGGCCGGCAATTATCTGGTTTGGTGGATCGGCTTCCTCAATCTTGTCGCCGGCGGCGTGCTGCCCGTCTGGACACGCTACATGGATCACTCCGCCGACAGGATCAGGGACGTCGGCATGGAGTTCGATGACCGGACGTCGTAGCGCCCGCAAGGGCCGCGGTCGTCACGTTTGCGGCCGGAGAAATTGATGCCTTCGGCGGTCGCTGCTGAGTATCAGGAGGCGAAGATGAGTCATCCCAATGGCCCGCGCAGCGGGCGTCCCCCGACCTACGCGCCACACGGCGTGGTCTCAACGCCGCATTATCTTGCCAGTGCGGCCGGGCTCAACATGCTGCAGCACGGAGGTAGCGCCGTGGATGCCGCCATCGCGGCGAACGCCGTCCTTTGCGTTGTCTATCCTCACATGGCGGGATTGGGGGGCGATGGCTTCTGGTTGATCGCAGAGCCGCAAGCCGGCCAGGTCCATGGAATAAATGCAAGCGGGCCGGCCGCGCGCAAGGCAACGCTCGACTATTATCGCGCACGGAGCAAGGACAACGAGATTCCGGCGCGCGGCGCGCTGAGCGCTCTGACCGTCCCCGGCGCAATCGACGGCTGGCGTTTGGCGCATGAACGGTTTGGTCGGCTTCCCTGGGACAAGCTGTTCGACGCTGCCATTGAGTATGCACGCGACGGCATGACCGTTACCCGTTCGCTCGCCGACTGGCTGGCGCAGGACGAACCTATACTGGCCGCCTACGCGGCGACCGCAGCGATTTTCCTGCCCAACAAGCGCGTTCCTCGCGAAGGCCAACGTTTGGTGCAGGGCGATGTTGCCCGTTCGCTCCAGCAGATCGCCAGCCGGGGCCCACGGAAGGGCTTTTATGAAGGGGAGATTGCCGACCGCATCTGTGCGGGCTTGCAGCCCCACGGCTCACCGCTGACGGCCGATGACTTTGCCGCCTTCCACGCGGAATGGGTCGAGCCCATCACGGCCAGCTACCGTGGCTACGATGCATACGAACTACCGCCCAACACTCAAGGATTCACTGCATTGCAGATCCTCAAGCTGATCGAGGGTTACGATGTGATCGCTTGGGGGGACGGAACGGCCGACTATTACCACCACATGGCCGAGGCGGTTAAGGTTGCATTTGCCGATCGAGAGGAGTGGTTGACCGATCCGAATTTCGTGAAGATTCCGGTGCAGCAACTCATCAGCCCGGCTTACGTCAATGAGCGCCGGCGTTTGATCGATTCCGAGCGGGCGCTCGATGTCGGCAAGGTGCCGGCGGGTATCGCTTACGCCCATCCACACGAGCGGCGAGCGCCTGACGGCGACACGTGCTATTTCTGCGCCGCCGACCGCGACGGTATGGTCGTGTCGCTGATCCAGTCCATCTATCACGACTTCGGCAGCGCGATGATGGGCGGCGACACCGGCATCATCCTGCAGAACCGCGGCGCCTTCTTTGCGCTTGACGAGAAGCATCCCAACCATTTGCAGCCGGGCAAACGGACGTTCCACACCCTGATCCCCGCGCTGCTCATGCGGGGCGGCCAGCCCTACCTCGCGTTTGGATCGATGGGCGGCGAAGGGCAGCCGCAATCACAGGCCGCGCTCGCCACCCGCATCATTGATTTCGGCTATGACGTGCAGCAGGCGATCGAGGCGCCGCGTTGGCTGATGGGCCGCACGTGGGGTGTGCGGTCGCGCAATCTGTCGCTTGAAGGCCGCATCTCGGATGAGGTCGCCCGGGAACTGAAACGGCGAGGCCAGCCGGTTCAGATGGTCACCGATTGGAACGACAATCTGGGGCACGCACAGGCCATCCGCGTCAATCGCGATCAGGGGCACCTCGAGGGTGGAGCCGATCCGCGGGGCGACGGCGCTGCCTTGGGCTATTGATCGCGGCCGGACCATGAGGCGCTGGCAGTAATCGAACTGCGCGTCCGATGGAGCAAGTCACATGACGACGCAGATAATCATGACGCTGGCGATCATCGCCGCGGCCATGGTGCTCTTCGCGTGGAACCCCGTGCCCGCGGCGGTGGTCGCAGTCTGCGCGTCGCTGGCGCTGTATTTCACGGGCATACTAACGATGCAGGAAACCCTCGCCGGTTTTGGCGATCCGGTGGTCATTCTGATTGCGGCGTTGCTCGCGATCGGAGCGGGACTTGAAACAGCTGGAGTGGGCGCTTGGGCCGGTCAACTCCTGATTCGCCACACCGGCGGGAACGAAACGTGGCGCATGGTCGCCATCATGATCGTGGCTGCTGTCTTTAGCGGAATGATCGGCATGAACGGCGCGGTGGCAGCAATGTTGCCCATCATCGTGGTGGTCGCGGTGAGGACCGGCGTCGCACCGTCTCGCCTCATGATTCCGCTCGCATTCGCATGCCTGACCGGCTCCAAGCTGACCTTGCTGGGTACCCCCGTCAACGTGATTGCGGCGACGCAGGCCGACGAGGCAGGCGTGGGGCATATCGGCTTCCTCGAGTGGTCGGTGCTGGGTATCCCGCTCCTCGCGGGCACGATTGTCATTACTCTGTTCTTTGGGCGGTGGTTGTTGCCGGAAAGACGGAGTCTGTCGATCCCCTCCGATTTCAGCGCCCACGCACAAACCCTCGTCGAACAATACCGTCTCGAAGACGGGCTGCATCATCTTCGCGTTCGCTCGACATCACCCTATATCGGCAAGGCGCGTGCCGACGTCGACCTGAAGGACTATGTGGGCCTCCATCTGGTCGCTCTGCTGGAGGGCGATCGTGCGACCCCGCTGCAACGTGCAGAGATCGCCGAAGGTGACCTGGTGCTCGTCCGCGGTGATGCCGAGACGGCCGGGCGGTTTGCGCTCGATATGCACCTCGCCGTTCGCGAATACGAGAAGGCAGACCCCATTGCCGACGTGCTGCTTAGTCGCGCTTCCGGGCTGGCGGAAGTCGTTATCCCGTTGCGCTCCAAGATGATCGGACAATCAGTGTTCCCCGGGATGACGACGGAGGACGGCGATCTCATGATCCTGGCGTTACAACGAGGCGGCATCGAAATGCGCCGGGAGCCCGTTGCATTGCGCGCCGGCGATCACCTTCTGCTGCAGGGAACGTGGAAAGCCCTGGACAAGTACCTTTCCGATCCAAAGGTATTGGTCGTCGATTCCCCCGAAGTCGTGCAGAAGCAGGCTGTGGCTCTGGGCCAAGGCGCGCCCGCGGCGATTGCCATCCTGCTGCTGCTCTTCATCCTGCTTGCCTTCGAAATTGTTCCCCCGCCGATCGCCGCGGTGCTTTGCGCGGCCCTCATGGTTATTACCCGGGTATTGACGCTTCCGCAGTTTTATCGAGGCATCGACTGGAATACATGCATCCTGATCGGGGCGATGATACCGCCCGCGACCGCGATGACCAAAACCGGCGCAGCCGCCCTGATCGGAGACTATGTCGTTGGTGCGCTGGGCTTTGCCGGCCCGCTTGCCGTGCTGGCGGGAATCTTTCTGGTATCGGCAGTCATGACTCAATTCATTTCCAACACTTCGTCAGCGCTGGTCATGATGCCGATCGGCTTGGCCACCGCTTCTGAATTGGGCGTTTCTGCGCTTCCCATGATGCTGGGTGTCGCCATGGGGGCGAGCGCATCCTTCCTGACGCCTTTCGCCAATGGCGTAAGCCTGATGGTCTATGGGCCAGGAGGATACCGGTTCGGCGATTTTTGGAAGCTCGGCCTCATTGTCACGGCTTGGGCATTCGTCGTTACCGTGGTCGTCATTCCGCTTTACTGGGCGTTCTGAACGGCACCGAAGCACCCCTTGCCGAAGGGACTGGCCGCGGCAGATGATGCGATGGCCTGCGATGGCCACTCCCGCATTCAAGGCGGATGAGGGGGTCTCCCTAATCCTGCGGCTCGGCCAGCGCTTCGCCGGTAGCATCCACGCGCAGCCAGCCGGACGGCGCCAGCCGCTGCTGCGGGAGGAAGCGGCCCTTGTAGTCCATCTTCTTGGAGCCCTCGATCCAGTAGCCGAGATAGACGTAAGGCAGCCCGAGCCGGCGGGCACGGGTGATGTGGTCGAGGATCATGAAGGTGCCGAGCGAGCGGCTCGCCTGCGACGGCTCGAAGAACGAGTACACCATCGACAGCCCGTCGCTGAGCACGTCGGTGAGCGCCACCGCGATCAGCTCCTCGCCACGCCCGGTGATGCCGGTATCGACGCCGCGCTTGCGGTATTCAATGATGCGGGTCTCGACATGGCTGTCTTCCACCATCATGGCGTAGTCGAGCACGGTCATGTCGGCCATGCCGCCGTGGCGGTGCCGCTTGTCGAGATAGGCGCGGAACACCGAATATTGCTCGGATGTCGGCACCGCGCTGCGCTGCTCGCCGATGATGTCGGCGTTGCGGGCCAGAACCTTCTTGAAGTTGCGCGAGGGGCGGAATTCATTGGCGATGACGCGCACCGAAACGCAGGCGCGGCACTGGTCGCAGGCCGGACGGTAGGCGATCGACTGGCTGCGGCGGAAACCGCCATGGGTCAGGAGGTCGTTGAGGTCGCCGGCCTTGTCGCCGACCAGATGCGTGAACACCTTGCGCTCGTGCCGGCCCGGCAGGTAGGGGCAGGGCGAGGGCGCCGTCAGGTAGAATTGCGGGGTATCACGCGAGTGCTGGGTCACGTCGGGTCGTCACGCCTCCGAAACAAGTCAACCATAGCGCTTTCGAGCCCAGTAGACACCGGTTCCCGTTAAGAAAGCGCGTCAACGAATCAAAAACGCCGGCCCGGCCCCGGTTCATTTCAATTCGGGGACGGATCGGCTCTAGCATTGCGCTCCGAAGGCGGGCGGTCAATCGGTTTGCTGCTCGCTCAATAGCTGCTGCGCGGGGCGGGCGCTACCTGAGTACGGACCGAGCTGTTAACGATCACGGTTCCCAGGATCATGTCGTGCAACAGCCGGCGGCGGCCGTTGAACAGGCCGATCAAGAGTACCAGCGGCGTCAGGAAGGAGATCGAGACCCAGTACAGCACGGCATGGCAGGCGCCGAGCACGAAATAGCCCGGCGCGCCGTACCAGGTCCGCAGCTCCAGGTCCATGGCACGCATGCCCATGGTGGCCGAATGCGGGCCGCCGATCGAGGCGCCGTAATAGACGATCGCCCAGACGATGGTGGCCGGCCATGCCAGCCAGAACAGCATCCAGCCGAGGGTGAGCGTGATGATGCCGAACAGGAAGATGAAGATGTAGCCGAGGATCACGGGCACCGAGAGCACGACGATGTCGATCAGGAAGGCAAAAACCCGCCGCGTCAGCACGCCGCGAAACAGCTCCGGCTGCAGATCCGGATCGAACGCATGCGGCGGCACCCCGCCGTCGTTCCGCCAGGCGCCGCCAGTGTTGCTATAAGACATGATCCGTCCTCCAGGCCGAATGAATGCAGGGATCACATGGGAACCGGCAGGGTTCGCGCCAAGGCCCTGCGACCATTAACAGCGCGCAATATTCGAGTGCGAGCGGAACGGATCACAACGTTTCCGTCGTCCCTGCGAACGCAGGGACCCATAACCACCGCTGCACATTGTAGCAAAGGCAACTGGCCCCATCGTCTATTGATAAGCCGCGGCGTATGGGTCCCTGCGTTCGCAGGGACGACAGGGAAGACTTACCCTCCGGCCTTCAACCGCTCCGCCGCCTGCGGCGCAAAATACGTCAAGATCCCATCCGCGCCGGCGCGCTTGAAGCCAACGAGGCTTTCCATCATCGCGCGGTCGCCGTCGATCCAGCCGCTATTCGCGGCGCCGGCGATCATCGCGTACTCGCCGGAGACCTGGTACACGAAGGTCGGCATCGAGAACGTGTCCTTCACCCGCCGCACGATGTCGAGATAGGGCATGCCGGGCTTCACCATCACCATGTCGGCGCCTTCGGCGATGTCGAGCTCGACCTCGCGCAGGGCCTCGTCGGAAT includes:
- a CDS encoding EmrB/QacA subfamily drug resistance transporter; this encodes MDKKLKAETLALVLLLAAFPITSWGTAAGNYLVWWIGFLNLVAGGVLPVWTRYMDHSADRIRDVGMEFDDRTS
- the ggt gene encoding gamma-glutamyltransferase: MPSAVAAEYQEAKMSHPNGPRSGRPPTYAPHGVVSTPHYLASAAGLNMLQHGGSAVDAAIAANAVLCVVYPHMAGLGGDGFWLIAEPQAGQVHGINASGPAARKATLDYYRARSKDNEIPARGALSALTVPGAIDGWRLAHERFGRLPWDKLFDAAIEYARDGMTVTRSLADWLAQDEPILAAYAATAAIFLPNKRVPREGQRLVQGDVARSLQQIASRGPRKGFYEGEIADRICAGLQPHGSPLTADDFAAFHAEWVEPITASYRGYDAYELPPNTQGFTALQILKLIEGYDVIAWGDGTADYYHHMAEAVKVAFADREEWLTDPNFVKIPVQQLISPAYVNERRRLIDSERALDVGKVPAGIAYAHPHERRAPDGDTCYFCAADRDGMVVSLIQSIYHDFGSAMMGGDTGIILQNRGAFFALDEKHPNHLQPGKRTFHTLIPALLMRGGQPYLAFGSMGGEGQPQSQAALATRIIDFGYDVQQAIEAPRWLMGRTWGVRSRNLSLEGRISDEVARELKRRGQPVQMVTDWNDNLGHAQAIRVNRDQGHLEGGADPRGDGAALGY
- a CDS encoding SLC13 family permease, yielding MTTQIIMTLAIIAAAMVLFAWNPVPAAVVAVCASLALYFTGILTMQETLAGFGDPVVILIAALLAIGAGLETAGVGAWAGQLLIRHTGGNETWRMVAIMIVAAVFSGMIGMNGAVAAMLPIIVVVAVRTGVAPSRLMIPLAFACLTGSKLTLLGTPVNVIAATQADEAGVGHIGFLEWSVLGIPLLAGTIVITLFFGRWLLPERRSLSIPSDFSAHAQTLVEQYRLEDGLHHLRVRSTSPYIGKARADVDLKDYVGLHLVALLEGDRATPLQRAEIAEGDLVLVRGDAETAGRFALDMHLAVREYEKADPIADVLLSRASGLAEVVIPLRSKMIGQSVFPGMTTEDGDLMILALQRGGIEMRREPVALRAGDHLLLQGTWKALDKYLSDPKVLVVDSPEVVQKQAVALGQGAPAAIAILLLLFILLAFEIVPPPIAAVLCAALMVITRVLTLPQFYRGIDWNTCILIGAMIPPATAMTKTGAAALIGDYVVGALGFAGPLAVLAGIFLVSAVMTQFISNTSSALVMMPIGLATASELGVSALPMMLGVAMGASASFLTPFANGVSLMVYGPGGYRFGDFWKLGLIVTAWAFVVTVVVIPLYWAF
- a CDS encoding arginyltransferase, with amino-acid sequence MTQHSRDTPQFYLTAPSPCPYLPGRHERKVFTHLVGDKAGDLNDLLTHGGFRRSQSIAYRPACDQCRACVSVRVIANEFRPSRNFKKVLARNADIIGEQRSAVPTSEQYSVFRAYLDKRHRHGGMADMTVLDYAMMVEDSHVETRIIEYRKRGVDTGITGRGEELIAVALTDVLSDGLSMVYSFFEPSQASRSLGTFMILDHITRARRLGLPYVYLGYWIEGSKKMDYKGRFLPQQRLAPSGWLRVDATGEALAEPQD
- a CDS encoding RDD family protein, with the protein product MSYSNTGGAWRNDGGVPPHAFDPDLQPELFRGVLTRRVFAFLIDIVVLSVPVILGYIFIFLFGIITLTLGWMLFWLAWPATIVWAIVYYGASIGGPHSATMGMRAMDLELRTWYGAPGYFVLGACHAVLYWVSISFLTPLVLLIGLFNGRRRLLHDMILGTVIVNSSVRTQVAPAPRSSY